The Metabacillus litoralis genome contains a region encoding:
- a CDS encoding DsbA family oxidoreductase codes for MLIEMWTDYACPFCYIGKRRLEEAIKQVDLKVEVVYRCFELDPTAERDISDSIYEKLAKKYGMSLEQAKLNCNNMEEMARESGLDYQFDTMKLTNTFDAHRLTMFAKTQGLMNEMAERILHAFFTESKHIGDHSTLIDLAVEIGLNREKVTNLLNSDEMTDAVRSDEQEAQQLGIQGVPFFLINRKYAISGAQPVETFIEAINQINEQDGPFISLNNNRDATCTDDSCEI; via the coding sequence ATGTTGATTGAAATGTGGACAGATTATGCTTGTCCGTTTTGTTATATTGGAAAAAGACGACTTGAAGAAGCAATAAAACAGGTAGATCTTAAGGTTGAAGTAGTTTATCGCTGTTTTGAATTAGATCCTACTGCAGAACGAGACATTTCTGATAGTATTTATGAAAAGCTAGCAAAGAAATATGGGATGAGTCTTGAGCAAGCAAAGCTTAATTGCAACAATATGGAAGAGATGGCAAGAGAGTCTGGTTTAGATTATCAGTTCGATACGATGAAACTAACAAATACATTTGATGCACATCGTTTAACGATGTTCGCAAAAACACAAGGCCTTATGAATGAAATGGCTGAGAGAATACTACATGCTTTCTTTACAGAATCTAAGCATATCGGTGATCATTCTACTTTGATCGATTTAGCAGTTGAAATTGGATTAAATCGTGAAAAAGTAACAAACTTACTAAATAGCGACGAAATGACTGATGCTGTGCGTAGTGATGAACAAGAGGCACAACAGCTAGGGATTCAAGGTGTTCCCTTTTTCTTAATTAACCGAAAATATGCCATAAGCGGTGCACAACCAGTAGAAACATTTATTGAAGCAATCAACCAAATTAACGAGCAAGATGGGCCTTTTATTAGTTTAAATAATAATAGAGATGCTACATGCACAGATGATTCTTGTGAGATTTAG
- a CDS encoding DEAD/DEAH box helicase, with amino-acid sequence MKAKITHQLIKDMCGVTSFKRGNAFFLANKVKIEDYDEHTCQAIVEGTENFNVTISEMDKGGIQSTCSCPKLASFDKDCQHIAAVLLYLYDQQRNGNSLQKPDDTMTKDLFSLFSHQPIRSSSHQRHFENRQVIEAEFICKPVTDENGVNLLGIEVKLNSFLIEDLFGFLEHLQAGKSIQLSSSFLFDATYHCFQREDDEVFQQMIGIMLDKKADKTIGSHTHTSMLLIPPTSWKKMLTSLLAAPQVKLVYKETRFNGIHVTKESLPLQFNFDKTTGYELEMKGLDKIVIFHSYQTVLYNGKFIQLDNDDFKRLFELNQMLKKTRTSSIPIQHEQVGFFLEKVVPGLKRLGKVNIAEAISRQLVKTPLVAKLYLDRIKNRLLAGLEFHYENMMINPLEGRDLPKGYILLRDIEIEEEILSLMEESSFSKTDGGYYLHNEELEYDFLYYQMPKLQKLCQTYATTAVRMRIFRENVKPQIRIKVKKERTNWLEFKFEMDGIAEKEIKEVLVALEEKRKYYRLRDGSLLSLETKEFEEIQRFLHTSLVQDKDLYNGLDLPIEKSLQLLDVVEGSESFYVEESFRQFLNTIHHPGSLDFPIPDHLDSILKDYQKIGFKWMKTLATFGFGGILADDMGLGKTLQSITFISSELQTIRQEKRPVLIVCPSSLTYNWLSEFMKFTPGIKTLIMDGAKSERAKRQNEACDTDVIITSYPLLRKDIKWYEKQTFHSIFFDEAQAFKNPLTQTARAVKKLQANHRFALTGTPVENSLEELWSIFHVVFPELFLGLKEYSQLTKATISRRIQPFLLRRMKEDVLPEFPEKVELTDSVELLPEQKKLYAAYLAKLRHDTLKHLDKETIRKNRIRILAGLTRLRQICCHPRLFVDSYKGSSAKFEQLMQIIEESRLSGRRVLIFSQFTRMLELIGRELTIRGLPYFYLDGQTPSEDRVEICNRYNDGERDYFLISLKAGGTGLNLMSADTVILYDTWWNPAVEEQAADRAHRIGQKNSVQVIKLVAKGTIEEKINELQDKKRDLIEEIIKSDGQKGTMLTEEDIREILML; translated from the coding sequence ATGAAGGCAAAAATAACTCATCAATTAATTAAGGATATGTGTGGCGTTACGTCCTTCAAGAGAGGTAATGCATTTTTTCTTGCAAATAAAGTAAAAATTGAGGATTATGACGAGCATACATGTCAGGCTATTGTCGAAGGAACAGAAAATTTCAATGTTACAATCTCAGAAATGGACAAGGGAGGCATTCAATCAACATGCTCTTGCCCAAAGCTAGCTTCTTTCGATAAAGACTGTCAGCATATCGCTGCGGTTTTATTATACCTTTACGATCAACAGAGAAACGGAAATTCATTACAAAAACCTGATGATACGATGACAAAAGATTTGTTTTCTCTTTTTAGCCATCAGCCGATCCGTTCCAGCAGTCATCAGCGACATTTTGAAAATAGACAGGTTATCGAAGCGGAATTTATATGTAAGCCTGTTACAGACGAAAATGGAGTAAACTTGCTCGGTATTGAAGTGAAATTAAACTCATTTTTAATAGAAGATTTATTTGGATTTTTAGAGCATTTACAAGCAGGAAAATCAATTCAACTATCTAGTTCCTTTCTATTTGATGCAACCTATCATTGTTTTCAACGAGAAGATGATGAAGTATTTCAACAAATGATTGGAATTATGTTAGATAAAAAAGCTGATAAAACAATCGGATCACATACACATACAAGTATGTTGCTTATTCCACCCACTTCATGGAAAAAAATGCTAACATCCTTACTAGCAGCACCTCAAGTCAAGTTAGTGTATAAAGAGACGAGGTTTAATGGGATACATGTAACGAAAGAATCGCTTCCTTTACAATTCAACTTTGATAAAACCACCGGTTATGAGTTAGAAATGAAAGGTCTTGATAAGATTGTGATTTTTCATTCCTATCAAACCGTTTTATATAATGGTAAGTTCATTCAATTAGACAATGACGATTTTAAGCGTTTATTCGAGCTAAATCAAATGTTGAAGAAAACACGAACGTCTTCCATACCGATTCAACACGAACAGGTTGGTTTTTTTCTAGAAAAGGTGGTACCTGGTTTGAAAAGACTGGGGAAAGTGAATATAGCTGAAGCCATTAGTCGCCAACTAGTCAAAACCCCATTAGTAGCTAAGCTTTATTTGGATCGAATTAAAAACCGTTTACTTGCAGGGCTTGAGTTTCACTATGAAAATATGATGATCAATCCTTTAGAAGGCCGGGATCTTCCGAAAGGATACATTCTTTTGAGAGATATAGAAATAGAAGAGGAAATCCTAAGTTTAATGGAAGAAAGCTCTTTCTCCAAAACAGATGGAGGCTATTATCTGCATAACGAAGAGCTAGAATATGATTTTCTCTATTATCAAATGCCTAAGCTGCAAAAGCTTTGTCAAACTTATGCAACAACAGCTGTTAGGATGCGAATTTTCAGAGAAAATGTGAAGCCGCAGATTCGAATTAAAGTAAAAAAGGAACGAACAAACTGGCTTGAATTTAAGTTCGAAATGGACGGCATCGCTGAAAAAGAAATAAAAGAGGTTTTAGTAGCTCTAGAGGAAAAACGAAAGTACTATCGATTGCGAGATGGCTCATTACTTTCATTAGAAACAAAAGAGTTTGAGGAAATTCAGCGGTTTCTTCATACTTCTCTCGTACAGGATAAAGATTTGTATAATGGATTAGATCTTCCTATTGAAAAAAGTCTTCAGCTTCTTGATGTTGTCGAGGGCAGTGAGTCTTTTTATGTAGAAGAGTCATTTAGACAGTTTCTTAATACAATCCATCATCCCGGCAGCCTAGACTTTCCAATTCCAGATCACTTAGATTCTATTTTAAAAGATTATCAAAAAATCGGTTTTAAATGGATGAAAACTCTTGCTACTTTCGGATTTGGCGGCATATTAGCAGACGATATGGGGCTAGGTAAAACATTGCAAAGCATCACGTTTATTTCTTCAGAGCTTCAAACCATTCGTCAGGAAAAACGTCCAGTGCTAATCGTATGTCCTTCCTCACTAACCTATAATTGGTTGAGCGAATTTATGAAATTCACACCAGGTATTAAGACGCTTATTATGGATGGGGCGAAATCAGAACGTGCTAAACGACAAAATGAAGCATGTGATACTGATGTGATTATTACATCTTATCCACTTTTACGTAAGGATATTAAATGGTATGAAAAACAAACATTTCATTCGATCTTTTTCGATGAAGCTCAAGCCTTTAAAAATCCATTAACACAAACTGCCCGGGCCGTTAAAAAGTTGCAGGCGAATCACCGGTTTGCATTAACAGGAACCCCAGTCGAAAATTCACTAGAAGAGCTATGGTCGATTTTTCACGTTGTTTTTCCTGAATTATTTCTCGGGTTAAAAGAATACAGTCAGCTTACAAAAGCAACAATTTCTCGGCGAATTCAGCCATTTTTGCTTAGAAGAATGAAGGAAGACGTGTTACCTGAGTTTCCTGAAAAAGTAGAATTAACGGATTCAGTTGAATTACTTCCTGAACAGAAAAAGCTTTACGCAGCCTATTTAGCAAAACTAAGACATGATACACTGAAACATCTTGATAAAGAAACAATTAGGAAAAACCGAATTAGAATACTAGCCGGTTTAACTCGTTTACGCCAAATTTGCTGTCATCCTCGCTTATTCGTTGATAGCTATAAGGGGAGTTCAGCTAAGTTTGAGCAGCTTATGCAAATCATAGAGGAATCCAGACTTTCCGGCAGAAGGGTATTAATTTTCTCTCAATTCACTAGAATGCTTGAGCTGATTGGTAGAGAGCTAACGATAAGAGGACTACCGTACTTTTATCTTGATGGACAAACTCCCTCTGAAGATAGAGTAGAGATCTGCAACCGTTATAATGACGGGGAACGAGATTATTTTCTTATTTCATTAAAAGCCGGAGGAACAGGCCTGAATTTAATGAGTGCCGACACCGTTATTTTGTATGACACATGGTGGAATCCAGCTGTTGAGGAACAAGCTGCTGACCGTGCCCACCGAATCGGCCAAAAAAACTCCGTCCAAGTCATTAAGCTCGTAGCAAAAGGAACAATCGAAGAAAAAATCAATGAACTCCAAGACAAAAAGCGTGACCTCATTGAAGAAATCATTAAATCTGACGGTCAGAAGGGAACGATGCTGACGGAGGAGGATATTAGGGAGATATTGATGTTGTGA
- a CDS encoding alpha/beta hydrolase yields MKKRLRKIFLSFVVFLLLCCIGVIGAVEYWSHTEAGKVPAKTAVLLHAVDQRLVTSDMKAPKIFSSSGSPSYTRTTTSIPMSDGEKIPIRIYQPKKGGPHPIIIYYHGGAFLEGYGNINTHDNIVRALAANTQNVVISVGYRLAPTHPFPTATEDSYEALLWAVQHASSFNGDPSKIAVAGDSAGGNLATVVTMMARDRNGPSITSQALFYPLTTFQDVAFSSRSLYDSGYYLISRSVMEKARKNYTPEENMWSNPYTSPLEAQNLHDLPPAFIITAEFDPLRDEGEAYGKVLAANGTPVNAVRYNGVMHGFVSFYEVMNRGKDALDEASAYLTESFQQQPKYQAYQLDIYDNQPALESLQDRGEAYAIGGYLLGKQAISKLSSW; encoded by the coding sequence ATGAAAAAACGTCTTAGAAAAATCTTTCTATCATTTGTAGTGTTCCTTCTATTATGCTGTATAGGTGTTATAGGAGCTGTTGAATATTGGAGTCATACAGAAGCAGGGAAGGTACCTGCAAAAACAGCTGTCCTTCTTCATGCTGTTGATCAAAGACTAGTCACATCAGATATGAAAGCACCTAAAATATTCTCAAGCTCTGGTAGTCCAAGCTATACTCGTACAACAACATCCATCCCTATGTCAGACGGGGAGAAGATCCCAATCAGAATTTATCAACCTAAAAAGGGCGGACCACATCCCATTATTATTTACTACCATGGCGGTGCTTTTTTAGAAGGGTACGGAAACATTAACACACACGATAATATTGTCCGTGCGCTCGCTGCGAACACACAAAACGTTGTAATCTCAGTCGGATACAGATTAGCCCCCACTCATCCTTTCCCAACCGCTACGGAGGATAGCTATGAAGCATTGCTTTGGGCTGTTCAACACGCAAGTTCTTTTAATGGAGATCCTAGTAAAATTGCAGTTGCAGGTGACAGTGCCGGAGGAAATCTAGCAACAGTTGTGACGATGATGGCACGTGACCGAAACGGTCCATCCATTACCTCACAAGCGCTTTTTTACCCGTTAACCACATTTCAAGATGTTGCTTTTTCATCAAGAAGTTTATATGATAGCGGCTACTATTTAATTTCAAGGAGTGTAATGGAAAAGGCGCGGAAAAACTATACACCAGAGGAAAATATGTGGTCAAATCCTTATACATCACCTCTTGAAGCTCAAAATCTTCATGATCTTCCTCCTGCATTCATTATTACAGCAGAATTTGATCCGCTTAGAGATGAAGGAGAAGCATACGGGAAAGTGTTAGCAGCAAATGGAACACCAGTCAATGCGGTTAGGTATAATGGTGTGATGCATGGATTTGTTTCATTTTACGAGGTTATGAATCGCGGGAAAGATGCGCTTGATGAAGCATCAGCTTATTTAACGGAATCGTTTCAACAGCAACCGAAGTATCAAGCCTATCAGCTAGATATCTATGACAATCAACCAGCATTAGAAAGCTTACAGGACAGAGGAGAGGCCTATGCAATCGGAGGATATTTACTCGGAAAACAGGCTATTTCCAAGCTTTCTTCCTGGTAA
- a CDS encoding Dabb family protein, which produces MVEHIVIFKFNDSTTVEQQNEAIQKLTSLKNEISGIVDIQAGVNFSDRSQGFELGLTVRFEDKQALEQYGPHEKHQEAVAFLKEIGLTDLIVVDFEI; this is translated from the coding sequence ATGGTAGAGCATATCGTTATCTTCAAATTTAATGATTCAACAACAGTCGAACAACAAAACGAAGCGATTCAAAAATTAACATCTCTTAAGAATGAAATTAGCGGGATTGTTGATATTCAAGCAGGGGTAAATTTTTCTGACAGAAGTCAGGGATTTGAATTAGGTTTAACGGTACGTTTTGAGGATAAGCAAGCTCTTGAACAATATGGACCACATGAAAAGCATCAGGAAGCTGTTGCGTTTCTAAAGGAGATTGGTTTAACGGATCTAATTGTCGTTGATTTTGAAATCTAA
- a CDS encoding sigma 54-interacting transcriptional regulator, translating to MYTLSLKVQKKNGLHIRLAATFIITLQSLLKDKEAIKNSHVIYKDKKVQANNLLSLVSLKIEQGEEFLLTCADEIPPHVANQIVELFEEKDVENVKEMEADLMMMENSYILQEAFTKLPNGVVVVDRDNVITYVNDAAVKLLEKPPNELYNHKANAVIPQSRLHTIMKTGQPEFAQKQKINHYTILTNRSPLIFQDKVIGAVAVFQDISNLEKITKELKEVQELQQRLDLVLQSVSDLIALTNEKGEFIFINDEMDGMLIKNKKKKKIQSIIGDNLWKSHQKCPEPFMKIIQVNHQLTYITKINPIIFDEIFRGTVVTLSPLDEIKILLQKLELMEERTKYLERELSKHQKLNSAFNKIIGNSEVLLESLSMANKVSKTDSTVLITGESGTGKELVARAIHETSDRSERSYIRVNCSAISPNLIESELFGHEKGAFTGAYKVHRGKFELADNGTIFLDEIGDLNLDLQVKLLRVLQEKEVDRVGGFEPVKINVRVIAATNRDLAKMIEEGKFREDLYYRLNVIPIHLPPLRSRKEDIPLLIEHFREHFNQHLGKNINGFEHGLIEILSNYHWPGNIRELENIIERLFNLTEDDFLKIRDLPHYIYKEERSSASQKLDLLQASNILTLDEYERQIFTHACQYYPSYNQLSHALGITHKTAAKKIRKYGLEHLLGKKYQNT from the coding sequence ATGTATACGCTATCACTTAAAGTTCAAAAAAAGAATGGTTTACATATTCGCCTTGCTGCTACATTTATTATTACTCTACAATCGCTTTTAAAGGATAAAGAAGCAATTAAAAACAGCCATGTGATTTATAAGGATAAAAAAGTTCAAGCGAACAATCTACTTTCCTTGGTTTCTTTAAAAATTGAACAAGGTGAAGAGTTTTTGCTAACATGTGCCGATGAAATACCGCCACATGTAGCAAATCAAATCGTTGAGCTGTTTGAGGAAAAGGATGTTGAGAATGTAAAAGAAATGGAAGCTGACCTCATGATGATGGAAAACTCCTATATTCTTCAAGAGGCCTTTACAAAACTTCCAAATGGAGTGGTTGTAGTTGATCGTGACAATGTGATTACATATGTTAATGATGCTGCTGTAAAACTACTCGAAAAACCTCCAAATGAACTCTATAACCATAAAGCTAATGCTGTTATTCCTCAATCAAGACTACATACCATCATGAAAACGGGTCAACCGGAATTCGCTCAAAAGCAAAAAATAAATCATTATACGATACTAACCAATCGATCTCCTCTAATTTTTCAGGATAAAGTCATTGGTGCAGTGGCCGTTTTTCAGGATATATCGAACTTAGAAAAAATAACAAAAGAGCTCAAAGAAGTTCAGGAGTTACAACAAAGACTAGATCTTGTCTTACAATCCGTTTCAGATTTAATTGCCCTAACAAATGAAAAAGGAGAATTTATCTTTATTAACGATGAAATGGATGGAATGCTGATCAAGAATAAAAAAAAGAAAAAAATTCAATCGATTATCGGTGACAACCTTTGGAAGTCACATCAAAAATGCCCTGAACCTTTTATGAAAATTATCCAAGTGAATCATCAATTAACATATATTACAAAAATTAACCCAATTATATTTGATGAAATCTTTCGCGGTACTGTCGTAACATTAAGTCCATTGGATGAAATAAAGATTCTTTTACAAAAACTAGAGCTAATGGAGGAAAGAACGAAGTATTTAGAGAGAGAATTATCAAAACATCAAAAACTGAATTCTGCTTTTAATAAAATCATTGGAAATAGTGAAGTTCTATTAGAATCCCTATCTATGGCTAATAAGGTTTCAAAAACAGATTCAACTGTACTGATAACAGGTGAAAGCGGTACAGGAAAAGAACTTGTTGCAAGAGCCATCCATGAGACAAGTGATCGTAGTGAACGATCATATATCCGGGTCAATTGCTCTGCCATTTCACCAAATTTAATCGAAAGTGAGCTTTTTGGCCATGAAAAAGGTGCGTTTACAGGTGCTTACAAGGTACATCGAGGAAAATTTGAACTAGCTGATAACGGAACTATTTTTCTCGATGAAATTGGTGACTTAAACTTGGATTTACAAGTAAAGCTGTTAAGAGTTCTGCAGGAAAAGGAAGTCGACCGTGTCGGTGGCTTCGAGCCGGTTAAAATCAATGTCAGGGTTATTGCAGCCACAAACAGAGACCTAGCGAAAATGATAGAAGAAGGAAAATTTCGTGAGGATTTGTATTATCGATTAAATGTAATTCCCATTCATTTACCACCGCTACGATCAAGAAAAGAGGACATTCCTCTCTTAATTGAGCATTTTCGTGAACATTTTAATCAACACTTGGGAAAAAATATCAACGGATTTGAACATGGTTTAATTGAGATATTATCGAACTACCATTGGCCAGGAAACATTCGCGAACTCGAAAACATCATTGAAAGGCTTTTTAATCTAACAGAGGATGATTTCTTGAAAATTAGAGATTTGCCCCATTATATATATAAAGAAGAGAGATCTTCTGCTTCTCAAAAACTAGACCTTTTACAAGCAAGTAACATTCTTACGCTCGATGAATATGAAAGGCAAATATTCACTCATGCATGTCAATATTACCCTAGCTATAATCAGCTTTCTCATGCATTAGGAATTACACATAAAACAGCAGCAAAAAAAATAAGGAAATATGGTTTAGAGCACTTACTTGGTAAAAAATATCAAAATACTTGA
- the dhaK gene encoding dihydroxyacetone kinase subunit DhaK, whose protein sequence is MKKLINDANTVVQEMLEGMVAAHPNKLKLLPDTTVLVRADAPVKGKVGLVSGGGSGHEPSHAGYVGVGMLDGAVSGEVFTSPTPDQVFEAIKAVDSGSGVLLIIKNYTGDVMNFEMAAELAEAEGINVAKVVVNDDVAVENSTYTTGRRGIAGTVLVHKIAGAAAERGATLEEVEAIANKVIDNVRSMGMALTPCTIPAVGKPGFSLGENEIEIGMGIHGEPGIEKTSIQTANTIAETLLTKVLDDLNIKQNDKVAVLINGLGATPLMELYILNKKVASILDEQHVEIYDTFVGEFMTALEMAGCSISVLKLDQELMELLDSHANTLAFKR, encoded by the coding sequence GTGAAGAAATTAATTAATGATGCCAATACAGTTGTTCAAGAAATGCTGGAGGGAATGGTTGCTGCACATCCTAATAAACTTAAGTTATTACCAGATACAACAGTCCTTGTCAGAGCAGATGCTCCTGTTAAAGGAAAAGTAGGTTTAGTAAGCGGAGGTGGAAGTGGACATGAGCCTTCACATGCTGGTTACGTAGGAGTTGGAATGCTTGATGGTGCGGTTTCTGGAGAAGTATTCACCTCTCCAACACCTGATCAAGTTTTTGAAGCGATTAAAGCTGTTGATAGCGGTTCTGGAGTGTTATTGATTATTAAAAACTATACAGGTGATGTAATGAACTTTGAAATGGCTGCTGAATTAGCAGAGGCAGAGGGAATAAATGTTGCCAAAGTAGTAGTGAATGATGATGTAGCTGTTGAAAACAGTACATATACAACAGGGAGACGTGGTATTGCTGGTACTGTTCTTGTTCATAAGATCGCAGGTGCTGCCGCAGAGAGAGGGGCAACGCTAGAAGAGGTAGAGGCTATTGCAAATAAAGTGATTGATAACGTTCGATCAATGGGTATGGCCTTAACGCCCTGCACCATCCCGGCTGTTGGTAAGCCAGGCTTCTCTCTTGGAGAAAATGAAATTGAAATTGGGATGGGAATCCATGGTGAACCAGGTATTGAAAAAACCTCTATTCAAACAGCAAATACTATTGCTGAAACTCTCTTAACAAAAGTTCTGGATGATTTAAACATAAAACAAAATGATAAAGTAGCTGTTCTCATTAATGGTCTTGGCGCAACACCTTTGATGGAGCTTTATATTCTTAACAAAAAGGTCGCGAGTATCTTAGATGAACAACATGTGGAGATTTATGACACTTTTGTTGGTGAGTTTATGACAGCATTAGAAATGGCAGGTTGTTCCATATCTGTTCTTAAACTCGATCAAGAACTAATGGAGTTACTTGATTCTCATGCAAATACATTGGCTTTTAAGCGCTAA
- the dhaL gene encoding dihydroxyacetone kinase subunit DhaL — MEFDVPKAKHWMMILNSKIQDHKHDLTDLDLAIGDGDHGLNMARGFQEVMNKIENKEYPDLSTLFKEIGMTIISKVGGASGPLYGTAFIKASPIFQDKESITISELAQAFNASLEGLKLRGNAQIGDKTMIDVWEPVVTFMMEQGDSLHPNDLAQLAEKTKEATKNLEAKKGRAAYLGKRSIGHIDPGAASSCYLFEALANVLEGEDFDE; from the coding sequence ATGGAATTCGATGTACCAAAAGCAAAGCACTGGATGATGATTTTAAATTCAAAAATACAAGATCATAAACACGATTTAACTGATTTAGATTTAGCGATTGGTGACGGTGATCATGGGTTAAATATGGCAAGAGGTTTTCAAGAGGTTATGAATAAAATCGAAAATAAGGAATACCCGGACCTCTCTACTTTATTTAAAGAGATTGGGATGACAATTATCTCGAAAGTTGGTGGTGCTTCTGGTCCTCTTTATGGAACAGCTTTTATAAAAGCCTCTCCTATTTTTCAAGATAAGGAGTCTATTACTATATCTGAATTAGCCCAAGCATTTAATGCTTCCTTGGAAGGGCTGAAACTCAGAGGTAATGCTCAAATAGGAGATAAAACAATGATTGACGTCTGGGAGCCTGTTGTTACATTTATGATGGAACAAGGAGATAGCTTACACCCAAATGATCTAGCTCAACTCGCAGAAAAAACGAAGGAAGCAACCAAAAACTTAGAAGCGAAAAAAGGTCGTGCTGCTTATCTTGGTAAAAGATCTATTGGACATATTGATCCAGGTGCGGCATCCTCCTGCTATCTATTTGAAGCATTAGCGAACGTATTAGAAGGAGAAGATTTTGATGAGTAA
- the dhaM gene encoding dihydroxyacetone kinase phosphoryl donor subunit DhaM encodes MSKVGLLLISHSYHLVTGLRELLQQVQPDVSIAISGGTDGGIGTNAFDIKEAIESIYTEEGIVILFDLGSALINAELALELLDKNQSKIRLADAPLVEGGFAAVVEAGIGGSLQEVIEAAEGAKQLQKITR; translated from the coding sequence ATGAGTAAAGTAGGATTATTATTAATCTCACATAGTTATCACCTTGTAACTGGATTAAGAGAATTGCTGCAGCAAGTTCAGCCAGACGTTTCGATTGCTATCTCCGGAGGAACAGATGGAGGAATTGGAACAAATGCGTTTGATATTAAGGAAGCAATAGAGTCTATCTATACTGAAGAAGGAATTGTGATTCTCTTTGATTTAGGAAGTGCTTTAATAAACGCAGAACTAGCATTAGAGTTGCTAGATAAAAATCAATCTAAGATTCGGCTAGCTGACGCACCGCTTGTTGAAGGAGGATTTGCAGCGGTTGTAGAGGCCGGTATTGGAGGCTCTCTTCAGGAGGTGATTGAGGCAGCAGAGGGGGCAAAACAACTGCAAAAAATCACACGATAA
- a CDS encoding HPr family phosphocarrier protein has product MIEKEIKIKIENGLHARPSAELIKLMNTFKSTVYFNIETKKVNAKSILNLMGVSIQKNQSIRVMIDGDDEEEALLALEAFLTDETR; this is encoded by the coding sequence ATGATTGAAAAAGAAATAAAAATTAAAATTGAAAACGGTCTTCATGCAAGGCCCTCGGCAGAATTAATAAAATTAATGAATACTTTTAAAAGCACTGTTTATTTCAACATAGAGACAAAGAAGGTAAATGCCAAGAGCATTTTGAATCTTATGGGAGTCTCTATCCAAAAAAATCAATCAATTCGTGTGATGATAGATGGCGATGATGAAGAGGAAGCATTACTTGCTCTTGAAGCATTTTTAACTGATGAAACACGCTAG
- a CDS encoding glycerol-3-phosphate responsive antiterminator encodes MTLDNQIILPALRNMKDFEKLLDSPYEYIVLLDLHIGNLKNITTKAKQHKKKVLLHADLIHGLKADDYGLDYLCHQIQPEGIISTRANVISKAKEKGLLAIQRLFLLDSSALSKGCALIEKTKPDYIELLPGIIPEIIQEVHLKVKIPIFAGGFIRTTQDVESAIHAGVKAVTTSNKELWKHYTPIHG; translated from the coding sequence ATGACATTAGACAATCAAATCATTTTGCCTGCCTTACGAAACATGAAGGATTTTGAGAAATTATTAGATAGTCCCTATGAATATATTGTCTTGCTTGATCTACACATTGGAAATTTGAAGAACATCACAACAAAGGCTAAACAACATAAGAAAAAAGTACTCTTGCATGCTGACTTAATACATGGCCTAAAAGCGGACGATTATGGCCTTGACTACCTATGTCATCAAATTCAACCAGAAGGGATTATCTCAACAAGAGCAAATGTGATTTCAAAAGCTAAAGAAAAAGGTTTACTTGCTATTCAACGTTTATTTTTGTTAGATAGTAGTGCACTGAGTAAAGGCTGTGCTTTAATTGAAAAAACAAAGCCAGATTATATCGAACTATTACCTGGGATTATCCCTGAAATTATACAGGAAGTTCATTTAAAAGTGAAAATACCTATTTTTGCTGGAGGATTTATCCGAACAACACAAGATGTAGAAAGCGCGATCCATGCAGGTGTAAAAGCTGTTACTACTTCAAACAAGGAGTTATGGAAACACTACACACCAATACATGGATGA